In Methanobrevibacter sp., the DNA window GCCCAAAGCAAAGGCATTGCGGACAATTCTATATTGCTAGTAATCGGTACTTTGATTGGACCTATTAATTCAGCAATAATGACTAAAGCTAAAACCGTAAGATGTAATTTATAGGATTTCCAAGGTTTCTTTTTTAGAATTGTTTTATCAGTTTTGTGTCTGAACCTATTGGTTTCTTCAACACTATCGGAATTATTCTCACTAATAATGTTCCACTCCTAATAAATATTAATATTTAATATTAATAATTATTTTAAGTTATGTAGTATATAAACTAATAGTATTTTATCCTGAATATTACACAATTTAGGAACTTTTATATTAAAAAAATATATGAAAATTTCACAAAATGAGAAAAATAGCTTAAAAATAACAATAAAATATGACTATGAAAATTAATTAAAGAAGATTAATTATTCAAAACCCATTCTACAAAGTGGCTTTGACAGATGTCTTCTTGCAGAAACGGGAGTTTCATAAAATGAACCTTCTTCAAGATTTCTATCAATTTTAAACTCCACCTTATCATTATTTTTTATTTTATATCCGCATTTCTTACATTTGAAACCTTTTCCTTTTCCGGCAGATGTCATTCTTTTTCCGCATTTGCAAAGAGGGTTTTTATATTCAACATCATTCATTTCCAACAGCTGGAATTTTTCAATGTTGAATGTATTATTTTCATTAATGCCTCCAAACAATCTTAAAACATCCCCCGGCCTTAAATCCTCAACATATTTTCTAAAGCCCTTTGTAGGTTCATAGGCACCACATTCAATAGAACCTGTTTCATCAGCCACATGAAAAAACATATGTCCTCCAGCAATGATTTTAGGTAGGGTTTTAACGGTCCCTATAATCTCATAACATCCAAATTTCCTCAATTGATCAATAGAATCGGCTTTTTGAATATGCATGTCAGTATGCTGATTTGTTTTATAAATTTGACAGTCAACAATATCCTCTTCAACCTCCACCATTTCAAAGGCCTTTTTTAGTGCATCGACTGTGTTTGATCTGATGCCATACAAAACAGGGCAAGGAGTTTTCGGTTCAATGGCCATATACCCCTCAGCATAATCAATATTTTCAAATGTCTCGGGATATGTTTCCTCATCCATCCTGTAAACGGATTCCCTGACAATATTCCGTTCAGTGCCATATTTGGATTTGTCCCTATAAGCCAATAGCTCATAAGTGAAGTCCTCCAAGGGAAGAGAAATGGCTGCAATGGAACCTATAATCCCCCTGCCTTTTTTGAACTTGTGAATTTCAGCCCCAATTTTATTTGCAAAATTCTCCGCTTCATCAATTGTAATAATCTCATAGATGGCCTTGAATGCATAATCAACCATTTCAGAAGTTATTTCACCTTCATAGAAGACAACTCCCGGATTTGTATTGTCACATTCAAACATGGACAGCTCACCAACAGCATTTAAAATAATTTCCTTGGCAAGTTCAATGTCATTATCCAAAGGAATTTTAAAAGAAACACCACCATTTCCCCTAGTCTTATGTCTTGCAAAAGGATTTAATCTAATTAAACGAGGAAAACCATCAATAGAGACATTGTTTTCCTTTAATTGATTAATTATTTGGCTAGCTAGAAATGTTGTACACATACCCTCTGGAGAATCAGTATCATCAATTCCAACATGTAAAAAATTAATTAAAATCACCTTGTTTATAAATATGAAAGTTAAATATAAAAAATATTAGTATCATAAAAACATAAATTCTTAAAGAGGCCTTTACAATGCAACATAGAAATGATATGAATTCAGAGATAAACAACTTCTTAAAATCAGAAGGGTTTGAAACTTCCAATATTTATGACCATGGTGCATTTGATATTGTAGCTCGTAAAAATCTTCTAATACTTCTTGTCAAGACCTTTGGAAACATTGATGGAGTAAATAAAACAAATTCCGAAGAAATGAAACAATTAGCCAGCATATTCTTAGCTTCCCCATTGATAATTGGAGAAAAATCAAGAAACGGAAAATTGGAAGATGGAGTAATATATGAAAGATATGATATTCCAACAATTACCCTAAACACATTCAAGCATATGATTTTATATGATGAATATCCTGAAATAATAGCGGATAGAGGAGGATATTTCGTCAAGATAAATGGAAATGTATTGAAAGAGTATAGGGACAAAAATTCATTATCTTTAAAAGATTTGGCAGACATGGCTCATGTATCAAGAGCAACCATGTACAAATACGAAAATGATATGGTTAAGGTAAATACGGAAACCGCAATCATATTGGAGGAGATATTAGGTACAAAAATTACTGTTGACATAAATCTTTTAAAGCCTTCTGAAAGCAGTGAAAACCTGAAGTATAGTGATGATGAAAATACGAAAATATTGTCAAAGCTAGGATATGGAGTTATTTCAACAAACAAAAGTCCTTTTGATGCGGCCGCAAAAATCAAAAACAAGGAATCCAATCCTTTAATTGCCAATGTTGAGAAAAATAGGACTCCAAAAACATTAGAGAAAATGGCAGTTCCCTTGAAGGATTTGTCCTTAATCACATCATCCGACTCTGTATTTATAGTGGATAATGAAAAAATAAGCGAATCAATTGGAGAAATTCCAGTAATTAAATCCTGGGAATTGAATGAATTTGAAAGTTCACAAGACTTATTGAAATTAATCAAAGAAAGAAAAAACAATTAGGTGAGAGATATGGAAAATTTAAAAATCGAAGGAATGAAAGATTATCCTATAAAATGGATCTGTAACTTTAGAGGGCAAAAAGCAATTGGAGTATGTGGATACAGCCAGAAAATAGCAATGTTTGCAGCAGATCCAAGGGTTGCCGGAATAATTGAAGACATTGTAATAGGAACTGACCCTGAAGCAGAAGGTTTTGGATGTGAAGAAAAAGACAGATGCTGCAATTTTGATTGCAAATACTGTGAAATCGACGCTAAAAAATACTTGTCAATAACCGGTAAAAAACCTTCAAATAAAAATGTAAAAGAATTGGAACAAGGTTTGAAAAGCCTTAACCTTGAATTGGAATCATTGAAATACGTTCCTTTCGACAAATATGAAGTAGTGGATTGTAAGGAATAAACTTTACAAAACACTATAATTCTTTTAATGCTGTGAAATCTTCTTTTACTTCTTTTTCATTAGCTACACCAACAGTTATGAGGTCAGCTAAACCAAAATCATCCAGAAATGAGAATGCTTCCTTAGGTGTTAAAATACCTGCAGCCAATACTCTAGATGCAATTATTTTTTTATCTAATTTTAAGACCTTTTGTTTGAATTCTTCCCGTTCATTTTCTAAAAATGAAGGAAGATCCATCATATAGGCCAATTTGTTTAAAGGAATCATGTAAAAGTCGAACAAATCCAAATCAATATTGTTGGCCAACTGTTCTGTGGTTTTATTAGGAAATGAAGTGGAAATGCCTGCTAATGAATCAGTATCATTAATGGCTTCCAAAATTTCATTGTTTAAATTCCAGTCATAGCCATCAGTTATGAATTCGTCGATGAGCATTATTGGAGTTTTGAATTTTGAAAACAATTCTATATCCTCATCCCAATCAACCTCTTTAGCCACATCATAATTAGGAGCCATATAATCAACTTCTGACTTTCCGATAGTAGCTATTACATCCATATTGCAACCACTATTCAAAGCTATTTCAAAACCTTCAATAAGTGCATCATCATTAACAAGATTGATTGCCCTTACTCCCTGTTCGTATGAATCCACGATGATTTTAGCTATGTTATCGGGATTTCTGTGCAAATCCAGCTGGTATAATCTGGCCCTATGGCCAAAATAAGGCTCTCCAATAAGTGGAGCATATCCCAGAATGGTTCTGGGAATATCCTTGCCCTTATATATTAGGTCATCCTGAAAAATTTGAATCCCCTCAATCAGATTTTTCTTACAACAACAGCAGTTCCATAAGCTAAAATTTCCTGCATAACCTCAGAAATATCATTAGAATCATAACGAGCTGCAATAATAGCATTTGCACCCATTTGCTCAGCATGTTCAATCATTCTTTTTAATGCTTCATCACGGGTTTCTTCCATCATTTTAACATATTCCTTAATTTCACCGCCAAAAATAGAACGTACACCTGCAGCTATTTGACCTCCAGCACCCCTGCTTCTTACAGTCAAACCGTAAACAAACCCTTTGGTTTCTAAAATCTCATATCCTGGAATTTCATTTGAAGTTACAATTGGAAAATAATCTACAGTTACCATCATAATCACCCACTATTAATTATTTTAATTAAATTTTAAATATAAGGAGATATATAAAATTTATTGTTATCAAAATTTATGTTTATAACAATATTATAAATGGTGAAATAATGAAAGTACTTGTTGCAGATGCAATTAATGAGAAAGGTATTGAAAATTTAAAGCAAGCCGGAGAAGTTGTTGTTGATACCGACATCACTCCTGACGAATTGGCTGAAACAATCCACGAATACGACGCTATCGTGGTAAGAAGTAGAACAAAGCTTACAAAAGACATTATTGACAAAGCAGATAATCTTAAAATTATCGCAAGAGCTGGAGTAGGTGTAGATAACATCGACTTAGATGCTGCTACCGAAAAAGGAATCATGGTTGTAAACTCACCGGAATCTACTTCAATTACTGTAGCTGAACATACCATGGGCTTATTACTTGCACTTGCACGTAAATTATCCATAGCAGACAAATCTGTAAAAGATGGCAAATGGGAAAAGAAAAAATTTATGGGTGTTGAACTTAGAAACAAAACCCTCGGTGTTATTGGAATGGGTAGAATCGGTTCACAGGTAGTAAACAGATGTAAAGCATTTGAAATGGATGCAATAGTTTATGACCCTTATCTTCCAGAAGAGGTTGCAAACCAAATGGGAGTTACATTAACCGATTTGGAAACTGTTCTTAAAAATGCTGATTTTATTACAATCCACGTACCTCTTACTCCTGAAACCAAGCACTTGATTTCAGACGATGAATTTGAAATAATGAAAGATACTGCATTTATCGCTAACTGTGCTCGTGGAGGAATTATTGACGAAGATGCACTTTATACTGCATTGCTAGAAAATAAAATCGGTGGAGCTGCTTTAGATGTATATGAAGAAGAACCACCAGCAGAGGATTGTAAATTATTCGAATTGGACAACATCATTTTAACTCCACATATTGCTGCATCAACTAAAGAAGCTCAAAGGGATGCTGCAATTATCGTAGCTGATGAAATTATTGAATTAGCTAAAGGTGGAACCCCTCAAAATGTTTTAAACATGCCACGTATCGACACCAACACATATAAAAAATTAACCCCATATGTGGAGCTATGTGAGAAATTAGGTAGTTTCATTGCACAAGCAATAAGCGGTAAAATCAAAGAACTTGAAGTTGTTTACGCTGGAGAATTAGCAGAAATCGACAATATCGAAATCTTAACCAGAACCATCCTCCAAGGAGTAATTAATCCATTTTTAGGTTCCCCTGCAAATGCTGTAAACGCTCCTTTGATAGCTAAGGAAAGAGGAATTAGCATTATTGAAGGTAGAAAAAATGATGCTAAAGGTTACGGATCTTTAATCAAAGTAACTGCTAGAACCAATGAAGAAACATTCTCTGCAGTAGGAACAACCTTACACGATCCAAAAATATTAAAAGTAAACGACTACTGGGTAGACGTAAAACCAGAAGGCCACATGTTTATTGCTAAATATGAAGACATTCCTGGAAGCATAGGAAAAATAGGCACTAAACTTGGCGAACATGGAGTAAACATTGGAATTATGCAAGTCGGAAGAGAAGAAAAAGATGGCAAAGCTATCATGATTCTCACTTTAGATAAAGAAATTCCACAAGACGTAATTAAAGAAATCCAAGAATTAGAAAATGTTTACGACGCAGTCGGACTCGAATTATAAAAAACAATATAATTATTTCACCAATATTGTTTTTTTATTTTCTTCTTTTTTTAAAAAAAATATTAACTGAATTCAATCATCAAAGAATTCATCATCATCATCCTCATCAAAGAATCCCGGTTCAAAGGTTTCCCCTTCTTTTAGCACATCGTCCTCATCGAAGAAATCATCAACTTCATCCTCAACAAGATAGCTGTAGTCCCCAACAGTATAATCCATTGGATCACCGTATTTGTCATATGCCCTGAATGTTTCAAGTGAGTATGGAAGACAAACGATCATGTGGAAAACCCCATGTTTTGAAAAGGTCTTTAAGTCAGCTTCTGAAGGCTGTGCACTTGGTCCCGGATGGCAATGAACAGACCCCCAATATTTCAATGTTGGAGGAACCATTTCACTGTGAAAAACGGCACCGGTGCTGCAAGTTTCACCCGGCAAAAAAATCAATCCTGTAATATAAAGTATATTGTCTTTAATTTCACCATCAAGAAGAGCTAAAAATTCATTTGGAAAGGCTTGGGTAGAATAATATATGACAGATTCCAAAACTTCTGCATCAACCCTAACCTCATCAAATTTATTATCATCGTTGCTAAAAATCTTTGAAAGAAAAGACATGAAAATCACCTTATTAAATTATATCCATCTCATTAAAAAACCTATCTGAAAATATCGGCAGATCAAGATCCCTGTAAATATAATTTCTATAGGTGGTGTTAGGAGTCATTTCTTTTTTGTTGAATCCTGCTATTTCCTTTTGTTTTTTATAAAATCCCATTCCTCTTTTTTTCCAATTTTCAACATCGTTTAAGTTGATTCCTTCATTGAACAACATTTCATGAATATCCTTCCCTTTCAATCCTGATATTCTGTCATTTGCTTCTTTTGAAGAGTATTTGGATTTTAAAAACCATATACCATAGCCATTGACACAATTTCTCCAGGCTTCATCCTGACGCCATTTAAAGTATTCTGCAATTTCATTTTTATTTACTGGAATTACCCTACAGTCAAAGGATATTGGCTTGTATAATGGTTTTTCGAAGTAGTTGCTGTAGTTAAGGGTGAATGAGCTTGAAGTGAAACTGGCAACTACTGAATCTATTTTTTCGAGTCTTTGGTTAAATGGAATTTCATTTAAGAGAATGTTAATCTCATCAGAAAAAGTATAAACAAAAGATGGTGAAAACTCTTTTAATATGTCTTCACATACATCAGCCATCAAATTGGCGAAGTTTTCATCATAAGGTTTAATTAAATCAATTTTAGATGCAAGATTATGAAAGCTTCTACCATCTACTCTCAAAATAATAGAAGAACTTTTAGGAATTTTCAGGTCCGAATAAATTTCATAATCTTTCATTTACATTCCAACAGTTATTGTTTCATTAAAACTTTTAAGCAATTTAATTGCGGATAAAGCTGCAAGCATGCTTGTTTTAGGATTTGCAGCACAAGGATAATTCATGGTAGTGGTCTTAAACTCGCCGAAATCCCCCTTAACGGTAAGCTCATGCACATTCCTATCAACTTTTGGATCCACTATAATTTTAACGTCGATATCCCTATTACATGCCAAACTGATGGTAGCTGCCACATTAATGTTTAATGGAAATTCCTTAACAGCCTCTGAAGCCTTACCTTCAAATAAAACCTCTTCATTATCAATAAGCTTGCCTAATGATTTTGGAGATTTGCGAGTCACAAGACGTACCTCATCCAAATTAAAGTTAGCAACGGCCTTCAAACCGTCAAGACCAACCACAGCACCAGATGGAAGATGTATATGGGCCCCATTTTCTTCAGCTATCTTTAAAGCAAGAGAGTAAAAATCCTTATCCATCATTGCCCCAATACTCATAATGATCATATCAATACCATTTTCCAAAGCGATTGTCGCATATTCCTTAACGGAGTCTGGAGAAGCACATTCTAAAATCAAATCAACATCAGACAACATATCTTCAAAATTAAGAACTGCAACCCCACCTGCAATCTCAGCAAGGTTTTCAGCGCGCTCCACATCATTGTCGAAGAAATGAGAAATGTTAATATTGTTATCGCCGATGACATGTGATACAATAATATTAGCTATTGCACCACATCCAATTATCCCAACATTCATAAAAATCACTAAAATAATGTAAATAACGAAAAAATAATAAAAAAAGAAGTAATGTTAGAGGCTATAATTTTTCAGCTCTAACTCTGTGTTTTTCTTGTTTTTTTGCATTTTGATTAGATTGAGGTGTTACAGCTTCAGGAATTGGAGGTTCTCTTTTCACTTTTCTTATATCTCTTGGATTTATTAGCATGATGTCTCCAATAGCTTGAACTTTATCAAAATCAATGGTTAGCAAATCATGTTTGAAACTTCTAACTTCATCCTGTTGTTCCATCCTAAAACCATTGCTCAATAATCCCCTAAGACCGATTTCTTTTTTCTCAGGTTCTATTGCTCTTACTTGTAATTTTGAAATAGTTCCTAATCTTATATTGAGAATAACATCAGCAACACGACCTACATATTGACCTGTGATTGTGTATATATCTAAATCATATAAACTTGAAACTTTTACCATTATAACACCTACAAATAATTAAATTAAATTATTTATATTTTATTTTTCTGTTTATATAAATAGTTTATGATTAAAAAATGAAAAAAAATAAAGAAAAAAGGCAAAATCATAGAAAAATAATAATAAAAATAAATAAAAAGAAAAATTTAAACAAAAAAATAATTAAAAAAGCATAAAAATTTATAAATTTAAAAAACAAAGATTAAAACAATAAATCAAATGGAGATTATAAATTGTGGGATACAAGTAAAGATTATAGGATTTTAGTTGCAAATGAAGCACGTGAAAATTATTTAAATTTGATTCCAACAGCATCATTTAGAGGAAATTGGAATAAAAAAATGGCTATTGATACAGCAAAAACCATGAATAGTGATTTTCAATCATTACTTTACTCCTATCTCGAAGGAGATGACCTTCCAAACTCTCCAGATGTAGCAAATTTGGCCGAAAAGGCTGAAAAAATTATTGAATATTTGGGCGGTCCCGATTGGAACAAGAAGTTCCTAAATGGAGCACCTAAAGAAGACCGCAACAAGACAATAGCAAATATTGCAAAAGTCAGATTCTTTTTAGACAGCATTTTAGGTCTTAAAGACCGTTTGGCACTTGGTCCGATTCCTGATCCAATTATGGGAATCGACATTAAGGTTGGGGAAGTAATGAGTGTCATGAAACATCCTGAAGCTGATGCATTGATGATTTGTAACGTGAACCTTGGAAACAGAGCGATAACCGTTGTTACAAATGATTTGAATGTAAAAGAGGGAAATAGGGTAGGAGTTTCATTATTGCCTCCACAGGAATTTATGGAGATTACAAGTGAAGGAATGTTCTTAGGAATGAACGGAAGCATTCTAAAAGAAGTTGATGGCGAATTGGGCCAGATGCCTAAAGGAATTCCCATGGAATCACTTAATGAGACCCGTAATTTAGTAGAATCCTACTTGAAAAAATAAAAGGTTAAATTATCTTAAATTTAACCCTATCAATTTTGTTTTTGTCATATCTTCAACAGCATATTTTATGCCTTCCTTTCCAGTTCCACTATTTTTAAAACCACCAAAAGGCATGTTGTCTGTTCTGAATGTTGATTGCTTGTTTATAAATACAGAGCCTGCCTCAATCTCGTTTGCACATCTTAATGCATCCCTAAAGCTTTCTGTGTAGACTCCTGCCTGAAGGCCGTAGTCAGTGCCGTTGGCTACCTCAATAGCTTCATCGATTCCACTTACTCTAATTATTGGTGCTACAGGCCCAAATGTTTCTGATGTCACCAGATCCATTTCAGGAGTTACATAATCCATAACGGTAGGTTGGAAGAATGCATTTTCCCTTTTTCCCCCAGTTAAAACAACTGCACCATCCTTTACAGCATTATTAACTGTTTCTTCAACTTGAATAGCTGCCTTTTCACTTATAAGAGGCCCTACATCAGTATCCATACTCATAGGATCTCCCATCTTAAGCTTTCTAGTTTCCTTTGTGAGCTTTTCTGCAAATTCGTCCGCTATTGCATCTGCCACAATTACTCTTTTAACTCCCATACACACCTGGCCTGCATTTAGATATGCTCCTCTCATAACACCCAAAACAGCCTCATCAATATTTGCATCCTCTAAAACGACCAATGGATCATTACCACCCAATTCCAAAGTTATCTTTTTCATTCCAGCCCTATTTGCAATGAACAATCCTGTAGCCACGCTTCCTGTAAATGATATTTTATCAACATCAACAGAAGCTACGATTGCATCACCAACTTCCGAACCATATCCTGTCACCACATTTATTACACCATCTGGAAATTCCTCATTTACCAAATCGGCAAATTTCAAGACAGTCAATGGAGCATCCAATGGAGGCTTTACAACAACCGTATTTTTGGCAGCTATTGCAGGAGCTATTTTATGAATTGTTAGGTTCAAAGGATAATTGAATGGGGTGATTGCTCCAACAACCCCCAAAGGAATTTTTTGAGTGAATGCAAAAAATCCTTTTCCATTAATTCCAGCATCCAATGGAACGGTTTCGCCATAAATGCGCTTGGCTTCCTCCGCTGAAAGTCTTAAAGTTTCCAATGACCTATCAACCTCAACCAATGATTCTTTGATTGGCTTTCCAACTTCCTTTGTTAAAAGTTCAGCAAATTCCTGCCTATGTTCCTTTAGCTTTTCATATACTGCATATAATTTATTAGATACCTTAAATGCAGACATTTCCTGAATTGCTGATTTTGCTTCAACTGCAGATTCAATAGCCAAATCAACATTATTCAAATGAGAAATTGGAACAGTATCCACAACTTCACCATTGTAAGGATTTATAACTTCATGCAAATCATTATCTGATACCTTTTTACCGTTAATTAGCATATCCATATTATCGCCTATTCACCATCATTTAAAATAATTATTTATTTCATTTAATTTATTATTAAGCCCATTCACTTCATTGTTTTTAATATTTTTTGATAAGTCACTTAAATAATTTTTATAAAATATCAAACCAATCATTACAATTACAATCATGCCACCAATTATTAAAATCAATTCTGCTGCAACCTGACCCTTTTCATCCATTTTATCACCCCGAAATTAAAATTTGACCTGCGAAATTAGATATTATGTAAAATATTCCACAGGAAACCAGAACCAAAGGAATTGAAAATTTTATTCCCTTTTTAAAATCCCCATATAGAATTATGCTAATGATAAGACCTATTAAAAAGGAATGTATAACCAAATAAAGTTCTCCTGCAAGAGGGGCAATTGTAATAACTTCTGATGTTTTTCCAAAGCTTTCCATAAAGCTTCCATAAACACTTATCATTCCAAGAGAGAAAGGACTTGCGATTACTGCGGAAATTAGCAGAAACATCACTGCCATCATGACAGAAGATCTTCTTTCTCGCTTCAAAGCCAAAATGTCCCTTAAATCATTAGAAATGTCCATTATCACATTTGCAATCCCACCTCCACTTTTACGGCCGTCCAGAATTATCATGAAAACCCTTTCAATCTCTTTTGATTTTAAACGTTTGCACATGGCAATCCAACATTCATCAAAATTCCCTCCCATTTTAATTTCTATCAACGTTCTTCTCATCTCGTCATACAATGGACCAGATCCGTATTTAGACATATCCTCCATTGCGCTTTCAAAGCTCAAACCCACTTTCAATATACTGGCCAGCTGCCTTAAAAAGTCAGGAGCGGAATTTTCAATTTGGCTGATTCTACGCTCTTGCCTCAACATTGAAAAAGCATAAAATGCCCCAATTATGAAAAATGGAGCTATAAGAATGACTAAAGAGAATTTTAAAAATAAGATTAAAATAATCAGAACAAATTCCATTGATAAAAATAAAAAAATAAAATAAGATAAAAGTTTTATTGGATCAACAATAATGTCTGAAGAAAGTAAAAATTCCTGAAATCTTGATAATTGCTTTTCAGGAAGTTTATTTTCCAAAAATATTGATATGAATGAAATAATTTTAAGTTCCATGTATTTACTAAGTTTTTAAATGATTTAAAGACTTAGTTGGAAATTAAATCAATTATTCAATCACAAGTGGCAATTTACCCAATATTCTAGCCTTGTTGTCGATAGCTACAGTATCCTCCAACCTAACACCAAACTCCCCTTCAAGATAGATTCCAGGTTCTACTGTCATAACCATGCCTTTTTCAACAATTGTTTTGTCTTTAGATGAAAATGAAGGGGATTCATGAATATCCAAACCTAAACTATGACCTGTTGAGTGAATAAAATTATCGCCATAACCATATTCAGATATGATGTCACGTGCAATCTTATCCACCTCCCAACATTCCATTCCTGGCTTGATTTTATGAATGGTCTTATTATGAGCTTCAGCTACAATATCAAAAATTTCATGCTGTTTTTCTGTGTAAACCAAAGTCCTTGTATTGTCAGAGCAATAGCCATTGTATTTAGCTCCCCAGTCTATTAGAACAGGATTTGTTATTTTATCAGGTGTGGGAACAGCATGAGGTAAGCTGGAATTGGCACCGCTTGTTAGAATTGTTTCAAATGATGGTTCTGATGCTCCGTTTTCACGCATATATTTATCCAGTTCAAAGGCCACCATATTTTCCTGTGCACCATATTCATGTTTTTCGATGATTTTAATTTGTCTGAAAGCCTGCTGTGCAATTTCAGTAGCCTCCTCTATTTTAAAAATCTCTTTTGGACTTTTGATTGCTCTTTGTTTATTTACAAAATCCACGGCAGATATGTCAAAATCATCCCTGAATTTCTCATAAGTGCCGTATTCCAAGGACGGTTCTATAGCCAGCTTTTTAATTGATTTTCTTAAATCATCAATCATGCTGGAAAATGATTCGAACTCTTTTATTTCAATGGTTGAAT includes these proteins:
- a CDS encoding tRNA(Ile)(2)-agmatinylcytidine synthase — protein: MILINFLHVGIDDTDSPEGMCTTFLASQIINQLKENNVSIDGFPRLIRLNPFARHKTRGNGGVSFKIPLDNDIELAKEIILNAVGELSMFECDNTNPGVVFYEGEITSEMVDYAFKAIYEIITIDEAENFANKIGAEIHKFKKGRGIIGSIAAISLPLEDFTYELLAYRDKSKYGTERNIVRESVYRMDEETYPETFENIDYAEGYMAIEPKTPCPVLYGIRSNTVDALKKAFEMVEVEEDIVDCQIYKTNQHTDMHIQKADSIDQLRKFGCYEIIGTVKTLPKIIAGGHMFFHVADETGSIECGAYEPTKGFRKYVEDLRPGDVLRLFGGINENNTFNIEKFQLLEMNDVEYKNPLCKCGKRMTSAGKGKGFKCKKCGYKIKNNDKVEFKIDRNLEEGSFYETPVSARRHLSKPLCRMGFE
- a CDS encoding transcriptional regulator; protein product: MQHRNDMNSEINNFLKSEGFETSNIYDHGAFDIVARKNLLILLVKTFGNIDGVNKTNSEEMKQLASIFLASPLIIGEKSRNGKLEDGVIYERYDIPTITLNTFKHMILYDEYPEIIADRGGYFVKINGNVLKEYRDKNSLSLKDLADMAHVSRATMYKYENDMVKVNTETAIILEEILGTKITVDINLLKPSESSENLKYSDDENTKILSKLGYGVISTNKSPFDAAAKIKNKESNPLIANVEKNRTPKTLEKMAVPLKDLSLITSSDSVFIVDNEKISESIGEIPVIKSWELNEFESSQDLLKLIKERKNN
- a CDS encoding heavy metal-binding domain-containing protein, with amino-acid sequence MVTVDYFPIVTSNEIPGYEILETKGFVYGLTVRSRGAGGQIAAGVRSIFGGEIKEYVKMMEETRDEALKRMIEHAEQMGANAIIAARYDSNDISEVMQEILAYGTAVVVRKI
- the serA gene encoding phosphoglycerate dehydrogenase — translated: MKVLVADAINEKGIENLKQAGEVVVDTDITPDELAETIHEYDAIVVRSRTKLTKDIIDKADNLKIIARAGVGVDNIDLDAATEKGIMVVNSPESTSITVAEHTMGLLLALARKLSIADKSVKDGKWEKKKFMGVELRNKTLGVIGMGRIGSQVVNRCKAFEMDAIVYDPYLPEEVANQMGVTLTDLETVLKNADFITIHVPLTPETKHLISDDEFEIMKDTAFIANCARGGIIDEDALYTALLENKIGGAALDVYEEEPPAEDCKLFELDNIILTPHIAASTKEAQRDAAIIVADEIIELAKGGTPQNVLNMPRIDTNTYKKLTPYVELCEKLGSFIAQAISGKIKELEVVYAGELAEIDNIEILTRTILQGVINPFLGSPANAVNAPLIAKERGISIIEGRKNDAKGYGSLIKVTARTNEETFSAVGTTLHDPKILKVNDYWVDVKPEGHMFIAKYEDIPGSIGKIGTKLGEHGVNIGIMQVGREEKDGKAIMILTLDKEIPQDVIKEIQELENVYDAVGLEL
- a CDS encoding Mov34/MPN/PAD-1 family protein; the protein is MSFLSKIFSNDDNKFDEVRVDAEVLESVIYYSTQAFPNEFLALLDGEIKDNILYITGLIFLPGETCSTGAVFHSEMVPPTLKYWGSVHCHPGPSAQPSEADLKTFSKHGVFHMIVCLPYSLETFRAYDKYGDPMDYTVGDYSYLVEDEVDDFFDEDDVLKEGETFEPGFFDEDDDDEFFDD
- a CDS encoding tRNA(His) guanylyltransferase Thg1 family protein; the encoded protein is MKDYEIYSDLKIPKSSSIILRVDGRSFHNLASKIDLIKPYDENFANLMADVCEDILKEFSPSFVYTFSDEINILLNEIPFNQRLEKIDSVVASFTSSSFTLNYSNYFEKPLYKPISFDCRVIPVNKNEIAEYFKWRQDEAWRNCVNGYGIWFLKSKYSSKEANDRISGLKGKDIHEMLFNEGINLNDVENWKKRGMGFYKKQKEIAGFNKKEMTPNTTYRNYIYRDLDLPIFSDRFFNEMDII
- a CDS encoding aspartate dehydrogenase — translated: MNVGIIGCGAIANIIVSHVIGDNNINISHFFDNDVERAENLAEIAGGVAVLNFEDMLSDVDLILECASPDSVKEYATIALENGIDMIIMSIGAMMDKDFYSLALKIAEENGAHIHLPSGAVVGLDGLKAVANFNLDEVRLVTRKSPKSLGKLIDNEEVLFEGKASEAVKEFPLNINVAATISLACNRDIDVKIIVDPKVDRNVHELTVKGDFGEFKTTTMNYPCAANPKTSMLAALSAIKLLKSFNETITVGM
- a CDS encoding PRC-barrel domain-containing protein, with amino-acid sequence MVKVSSLYDLDIYTITGQYVGRVADVILNIRLGTISKLQVRAIEPEKKEIGLRGLLSNGFRMEQQDEVRSFKHDLLTIDFDKVQAIGDIMLINPRDIRKVKREPPIPEAVTPQSNQNAKKQEKHRVRAEKL
- a CDS encoding tRNA-binding protein, which translates into the protein MWDTSKDYRILVANEARENYLNLIPTASFRGNWNKKMAIDTAKTMNSDFQSLLYSYLEGDDLPNSPDVANLAEKAEKIIEYLGGPDWNKKFLNGAPKEDRNKTIANIAKVRFFLDSILGLKDRLALGPIPDPIMGIDIKVGEVMSVMKHPEADALMICNVNLGNRAITVVTNDLNVKEGNRVGVSLLPPQEFMEITSEGMFLGMNGSILKEVDGELGQMPKGIPMESLNETRNLVESYLKK